From a single Mycolicibacterium moriokaense genomic region:
- a CDS encoding SDR family NAD(P)-dependent oxidoreductase — protein MQIAGSSAIVVGGAGGLGEATVRRLHGAGAKVVVADLSDDKGKKLESELGIRYVPTDATSEESVLAAIAEAESLGPLRISVDTHGGPAGGGRLVGKDGSPLGMDAFETTIKYYLTAVFNIMRLTAAAIAKTEPLEEGARGVIVNTASIAGYEGQIGQLPYAAAKGGVIGMTLNAARDLSPLGIRVVTIAPGTINTPAYGQAADQLEQYWGPQVPFPKRMGRSTEYALLAQSIIENDYLNGEIIRLDGALRFPPK, from the coding sequence ATGCAAATCGCAGGTAGCTCGGCGATTGTTGTCGGAGGTGCGGGCGGCCTCGGCGAGGCGACGGTCCGGCGCCTGCACGGTGCTGGTGCCAAGGTCGTCGTCGCAGACCTCAGCGACGACAAGGGCAAGAAGCTGGAGTCCGAGCTCGGAATCCGCTACGTGCCGACCGACGCCACCTCCGAGGAGTCAGTGCTGGCCGCGATCGCCGAGGCGGAGTCGCTCGGACCGCTGCGGATCTCGGTCGACACCCACGGCGGTCCCGCCGGCGGTGGTCGGCTGGTCGGCAAGGACGGCTCCCCGCTCGGCATGGACGCCTTCGAGACGACGATCAAGTATTACCTCACCGCGGTGTTCAACATCATGCGGCTGACCGCGGCGGCCATCGCCAAGACCGAGCCGCTCGAGGAGGGCGCCCGCGGCGTCATCGTCAACACCGCCTCGATCGCCGGCTACGAGGGACAGATCGGCCAGCTCCCCTACGCGGCCGCAAAGGGCGGCGTCATCGGTATGACGCTCAATGCCGCGCGTGACCTGTCGCCGCTGGGCATCCGCGTCGTCACCATCGCGCCCGGCACCATCAACACGCCGGCGTATGGCCAGGCCGCCGACCAGCTCGAGCAGTACTGGGGACCCCAGGTGCCGTTCCCGAAGCGGATGGGCCGGTCGACGGAATACGCGCTGCTCGCGCAGAGCATCATCGAGAACGACTACCTCAACGGCGAAATCATTCGCCTCGACGGAGCATTGCGGTTCCCACCGAAGTGA